The sequence GAGTCAATTATTCCCGTCAACGTGGAAACTTCTAATCTTGGTGCAACCGAGTTGGATGCTGATGGTGGTATTGTCGAGAATAGCGAAGGCTATCAGGTGATGATTCCTGAAGGTGCATTGGCCCAAAAAGCAGAAATTAATATTACCAGTATCGAGCAAAGCGAATTAACTGCTCCTTTACCAGAGAAATTTGAAGTTATAGGTGCGTTTAATCTAGAATTAGGGGATGAAGATTTAGCAATTCCTGCTCAAATAGCTATCCCTGCACCAGAGGGATTAGCACCAGGTACAGAAGTCTTCCTAATGCGAGATGGGGAACTACCCGATGCGACGGGTACTTGGAATCCCATCTGGCTAGTGCAAGAATCAGCAATTGTCGGTGATGACGGGATGATCCGCACTTCTTCTCCTCCTTGGCCTGGAATTAAAAAGGGCGATGATTATATTGTTAGCGTACCTAAGTTTGAATATAAAGTTGGTAAAACCTATGGTGGTTTTGGTACTTATACAGGAGCGAGTAATCTGGCTGGTACGGCGGTAGTCACCTCTGGGGTAGGAGTACTGGCATCTAATTTCAGTGCTATTTTTAGTATTCCTACCTTCTTTGAAGCGAATTTAAGAACTGTCGAAGTTATTACCATTCCTAAGATTGGTAGTTTACCGAAAATCACTACCGCAGGTGTAAGCATCAATCCTCAAGGAGTTCCAAGTGCAACCGTAGAGTTAGATACCCCCTATTTTAAAGATAATAATCCGTTCCTTGCGCCAGCTTTGGAAAAAGGCAAAATAGATTTTAGCGAAACAGAAGAACCAGTTGTTTACTTAACAGGAACTAATTTCTTAATCGATGGTGAAAATACCAATGTTTCTGAGACAACGTTTGCTGACTTAACTCCAATTTTTGAATACGCTGGAAAGGAATACGAAGGTGAAGTGATTTCTGATTTGAGTAAAACTTTGGGAGGAAATCGTTATCAAATTGCGATTAAAGTTCCTCAAACAGTAGTCTTATCTGAATCTGCGATTAGCTTAACTAGAACTCAGATGGAATTAACAGATGCTAGTAATCCTAATTCCATCAAGCCTGTTCCTTATAAAAGCGAAAGTAAAATTACGATTAGTCCTCAAGATGTTGATTTAACCCTGGCACCACAAGCATTCAAGGATCGAGTTAGTGTCTTTAATGCTCTTAATCCCGAAGAAATATTGGAAACAGGTGATTTAACTAGCAGAGATCTATTATTAGCTGAAATTCCTGTAGGTACTGGCGGGACTTTTGATGATGAACCTAGAGATTTAGCTGCCACTCATGACGCTACTCGTGCTTATGTGTCTTTACGAGACTCAGGTAAATTAGCTCTAATCGATTTGATGAGTTTGCAGCAGGTTGACACCAACTCAGAAACTCCAAATGTCATCGATCAAATTAAATTACCAGTCAATGCTGCTCCTCATGCCATTGTTATTTCTCCAGATGACCGCTATGCCTATGTTGGCGATTATCGTAGTGAAACCCTATACATCGTTGATATCGATGCCAAATCTACTACTTATCATCAGGTAATTGAAGTAATTAATCTGGCTGGTGTAGAAAATGGATTACGTTCTTTAGCAATTAGCGAAGATGGTAGGAAATTATTTGCCAGCGCCCCTACTAGTAATAGTAGAGCAGGGGAAGGCAAAGTTTATGTATTCAATATCGATCCTCAAGATCAGCCGAAGGAATTAAAAGATCAACCAGGAGAATTTGAACCCAATACTCAGAAATGGCATGAGATTATTGGCACGGTTGAAGTGGAAAAAGGAATTGAGGGAATATCCGCCTCTCCAGATCCTCATGTTATGGTTTTCACTAATCGCTTTGAGGATTACAAGGGCTTTGGTCGGATTAAAGTTACCAATGATGACCCGACTAAATTTGCTGCGAGCGTGAGCTATACACCTTTGGGATTGGGTTCGGCTCAGGATTATTTCGATGTCAATGAGGCTAGAGATGTAGTGATTACCAGTGATGGTAAGTATGGCTTTGTCGCTGGGGCTAATTCGCGTAATATGGGTAGTGGAATTCCGAGTATTGATGGGCCCAAAGCGGGTAGTAATGTCGGGATTATTGTCGATCCTTTAACTGAAAATGCCAAGTTAGTTGCTGCCACTCGACCAATTCCAAATGCTTGGACGAGCAGTATTACTATTTCTGGAGATGATAAATACTTGTTCGCTTCCTATCCAGGAGTAGGCGGGGTTTATGCTTGGTCTGTTGAGGAGATAATTAAGACCCTTGACGATCCTAGTGGAAACGTAATCGATCATTTAGGCAGAGGTATCGCTTCTCCCGTATTTAACCCAGCCACCAAAAGAATTGCTACTAAAGCCGATCTGAGCAGTGTGCCGATTGACAATATTAATCCCAAGATTACGATTGCCTCGGATTTACAGCTAATTAAAGATAAATATACTAGATTCAATGGTCTTGAATATGTAAATGATGTCGAATTTGGTGTTCCCGAAGAATCCAAGCGCGCACCTCTGACTATTGGTTTTAATCCTTGGTCGGTTGCTAATGCTACTCGTCGCAACTGGTTAAACTTGCTACCAGTTGACGAGGATGACATAACTCAAGATTTAACTCCAACTCTTGAATGGGAATTTGACAAAGAATATGAAGATGTCAAAGAGGTCAATCTTTTTGTTAGTTCTACTCCCAAAAATCAAGGATTATTACCCTGGGATCAATTAGCAGATTTAAAAGATCCTACTTTACTACCTGAATTGAGCGTAGCGCAGAAGAAAAAATTGCTGACAGAACCTTGGGGTGAATTTGATGACTTTAATCCTGGTCGGATCATCACCGCTACTTGGAAAAAAGATACTAAAACTTGGTATTGGCGTGATGGAGAAACAGTTATTGCCAGCACTCCAGGTAATCCCCCCAACTCGAAAACCAGGTTGACAATTCCCGATGAGCTAGCCCTAACTTTAGGAGAAGACTACTACTGGGCAGTGCAAGCTACCGCCGCCACTGGAGAGGTAAATTTAGACACCTCTGGTGAGTTTGAAACTGTTGCGCCCATTAACGACCGTCCTTTTAGTAGCGTGACTGTGATTACTCATGGCTTTAACTTAATTCCTTTCCCTGGAGAGCATGAGGGAATTCCCGAATCAAGTTACCAAATGGCCGAGAAAATTGTTGGTATTCATGGGGAAGATAAGGAAGGTCTGATCTTACGCTATGACAAACCGACAGGTAATTGGGTACCTGTTCAAAAGGATGAAGTATTTGGTTGGAGAGATAACACGGACTTAACCAACGGATTAAAACCAGAAGAACCTGGTTACATGAAGTTGTTGGGCAATGTGATTAACACTCAATACCAACACCGACCAATTATCCTGCTGACAGAGTGGTCTACCAATGGAGAATCTACGGTTCCCGATTCTGGCTTTACCGAAGGTGCTGCTGATGCCTTCTTTGCTTCGATGGTAGAACTTGATCGAGTATTAAAAGTTAAAGTCGGCGACGATGTATCTCCTGGTGACGGGATTTATAAAGATAATGGCGATTTGCGTCGTGAACAAGGGAATTTATTTAATTCGCCGATGCACTTTATTGGTTTTAGTCGAGGTACAGTTGTTAATAGTGAAATCATTCAACGTTTAGGAACTTACTATCCTCTTGCTGGTGGTTTTGAAGCTGACGAAAATGGCAAGAGAATCGAAAATACTGGCGATCTTCAGATGACCACCATAGATCCTCATGATTTTGCGCAAGAGGGTCTGAATATACCAGTAGGAGAGCTTTTTGATAAAGCACTGGCTTTATCCAAGAATTTAGCTAAAGATCCTTTGACACGAAAAATTGCCGAAGAAATTCTTAAATATGCCTCAAAAATATCTAGATTTAGTCGCGAAGACCTAGATTATTCTGATTTTCAAGAACCAAGAGTTCAGGTTTGGGACAATGTTAGTTTCGCCGATAATTATTATCAAACTACTAATACTGGTAATCCGCTTAATCTAACTCCCAATGGTCGTGAGCTTGTCAACATCAATCCGTCTCCTTATAGCAATGCTGCCGATGTGAACTTGGATCTTTCAGATTTTCGAGGTTTCAAAGGCATTGAAGCGGTGGTTAAGTATCCCATCGGCGGGGCGCACTCGGCAACCTTGGCATGGTACACAGGTACGGTAGATCAAGCATTAACCAGTATTGATAATGAGTTTGTGTATGAAGAGGACGGAATTGAAATTCAAAATCAGAAGGGCGAGGTCAACCTAGACAAATGGTACGATTCTCAACTAGATGTAAATGCTCCATTGTGGTACTCATCTGGCAACAACCCAAATGATACTCCAGATGAATATGACTCTGAAGAGGGTATTGGCACTGGTTGGTATTACTCCTACCTTAATGGAGGAGAAAGACCAGATGGTCGTCGCTCGACAGTGACACCAGCTTTTGACAATACTTTTGCACCCAGACAGCGTGGCGATTTTGCCGTTCCGACTCTATTTAACGGCAACTTTGATACTTCTTTTAGTGGCAATGAAGAAAGCTTTAGAAGTAATACTGTTCGCAATGCCTGGGGTGGGGCCATTGCTGGTTGGTCTTATCACAATGGCAGATTAGATCAATTTGATGTAGGTAGTTTTGGCGATCTTAAGTATGGTGTCAGTATCAAAAATCTGGTTGATTGGAAGAGTATTCATACTCTAAGCGATGATTACCGTAGTCAAGTAGGTTATAGCGAAACGCAACCCAATTTTGCTCTTAAGATGGATGGTGGTGACAGTATTGTTCACAACCGCTTTGTTGTTCCTGATTGGGGTGCGTTGAGGTTCGATCTTCATACTCCGAATATTAATGGAGGACAACTACAAGTAACACTTCAAGCAGCCGATGGAAGCGCAGCAGGAGTTTCAACAGCAATCTTTTTAGAACCAGCTATAAACAGTGCTTTAGCATATTCAGAGAATACTCGTAAAATTGGTTATGGAACACAAGGATTTGAAACCTTTACCTTAGATATACCAGACAATTTGAGAGGTAAAACTGCCATTTTATCTTTTCAATTAGATGGTGGAAATCCAATTTATCTTGATGATGTTTTCTTCCAGAGTAAAGACTTGATGTTAGGATTGCCTACTTTAAATGAGCAAAAACCTAGAACTGATCTATCTTTTGCTGATAACTTCTTAATTGAAAAACCACAATATAGCTTGTCGTATAACCAAGACAAAAAAGGTTCCAATTGGGTTAGTTGGCAAGTTAATCCAAGTTGGCTTGGAAATGTCTCTCGACCAGGCGCAGAGGAAGCAAGACTCGATACTGACTATCCTTATGGAGAAACAGATTATCCTTGGATATCTGATCCTACATTGCCTAGTGGTTTAACAACCACAATTCCTACAGATTATAGAGCTGATTCAAGTTATGATCGAGGGCATTTGATTCCTGTTAGAGATAGAGATAGAAGTGTCAAAGATATATTATCTACATTTTTGACTACTAACCTCTTGCCTCAACATTTTAAAGTTAATCAGTCTGGAGGTTCGTGGTTTAAATTAGAAGAATTCACGGATAAAGTTGCCGAGCGTGGTTGGAATCTTTATATTACAGCAGGTGGAGCGGG is a genomic window of Pleurocapsa minor HA4230-MV1 containing:
- a CDS encoding DNA/RNA non-specific endonuclease — protein: MTDSHGSQDLKEVEIVVANVNRLPSLAVKPQIVALGEELEFTLFGKDPDAETTLTYSSSNLPEGATLNAETGLVKWQPSPGQVGDYVVTYQVSDGKDTVEKNTLIRVEVEPTLPVVNLEFTPSFAPIPGQKVTINALADSFTEIKELKVLVNGQELALDSRNRGSYTPSQPGRVEIEVTATDAAGRTATTTEILKVRDPQDNDKPVVAFGLGLNGEAFDRATDIKATISDRNLDEWTLALKGEDEVLATGYGNVNNNVIAKLDPALYSNGFYTLELTATDIKGRTSTTEIIVEVEGDDKKAQYQRVDTDLSLDFNGTTIDLTRRYDSPKRNESGSFGNGWASSWNFDLETDVEIRGTGNEAVKPFETGTRLYLTLPDGERVGFTFQPVAEEITGLTYYHPAWVADAGVNYTLESTDVLLSKAGDRFYDLQTAKPYNPSALSASSAYTLTDSDGTVYQLNAEGVLQEQVTSNGTRLIYSDSGILNPESGEMVRFESDEAGRLTNITAPNGTSVIYDYDEAGNLISVRNLSLGDSVRYSYGEKGLNLIAGDTGEAVAYFDTPVVKPITKDLGTASSFTGKTITGSSPTANLYSFALRESELKSTNTGFVLLGVDTGSNEMPVIEGLTPVSSTDGFALFAIDREGLNLLSVNGDYELQLGIAGDVNNDNAVNGVDSQLVTDAIGKSAGDAGYDRTLDLNRDRTIDATDLQILGSNYGFRYNQAPVVTDGEAITHEDLSVEIPLKDLANDPEGDKPYGMASQRIFFKATDVQHGQVIFTPDGSRAIFKPYVGYTGTASFKLFADDGYGVSDAAVVSIQVSDAPLTSLDFVERNPQLEVGEQVELQVVADFADQEDVVLPGDYLTWRTEKTGVATISDRGTVTGVSNGTTIFSVERNGLSAVTASRVGQTEIPGTEAELNTAIAQYFGLDVYPDAVTLTKDVERQILVGIEGQTDSPDLSDDTTGTRYFVNNPEVIGVDEDGLITTLMEGEAEVTVIHGGVESIIPVNVETSNLGATELDADGGIVENSEGYQVMIPEGALAQKAEINITSIEQSELTAPLPEKFEVIGAFNLELGDEDLAIPAQIAIPAPEGLAPGTEVFLMRDGELPDATGTWNPIWLVQESAIVGDDGMIRTSSPPWPGIKKGDDYIVSVPKFEYKVGKTYGGFGTYTGASNLAGTAVVTSGVGVLASNFSAIFSIPTFFEANLRTVEVITIPKIGSLPKITTAGVSINPQGVPSATVELDTPYFKDNNPFLAPALEKGKIDFSETEEPVVYLTGTNFLIDGENTNVSETTFADLTPIFEYAGKEYEGEVISDLSKTLGGNRYQIAIKVPQTVVLSESAISLTRTQMELTDASNPNSIKPVPYKSESKITISPQDVDLTLAPQAFKDRVSVFNALNPEEILETGDLTSRDLLLAEIPVGTGGTFDDEPRDLAATHDATRAYVSLRDSGKLALIDLMSLQQVDTNSETPNVIDQIKLPVNAAPHAIVISPDDRYAYVGDYRSETLYIVDIDAKSTTYHQVIEVINLAGVENGLRSLAISEDGRKLFASAPTSNSRAGEGKVYVFNIDPQDQPKELKDQPGEFEPNTQKWHEIIGTVEVEKGIEGISASPDPHVMVFTNRFEDYKGFGRIKVTNDDPTKFAASVSYTPLGLGSAQDYFDVNEARDVVITSDGKYGFVAGANSRNMGSGIPSIDGPKAGSNVGIIVDPLTENAKLVAATRPIPNAWTSSITISGDDKYLFASYPGVGGVYAWSVEEIIKTLDDPSGNVIDHLGRGIASPVFNPATKRIATKADLSSVPIDNINPKITIASDLQLIKDKYTRFNGLEYVNDVEFGVPEESKRAPLTIGFNPWSVANATRRNWLNLLPVDEDDITQDLTPTLEWEFDKEYEDVKEVNLFVSSTPKNQGLLPWDQLADLKDPTLLPELSVAQKKKLLTEPWGEFDDFNPGRIITATWKKDTKTWYWRDGETVIASTPGNPPNSKTRLTIPDELALTLGEDYYWAVQATAATGEVNLDTSGEFETVAPINDRPFSSVTVITHGFNLIPFPGEHEGIPESSYQMAEKIVGIHGEDKEGLILRYDKPTGNWVPVQKDEVFGWRDNTDLTNGLKPEEPGYMKLLGNVINTQYQHRPIILLTEWSTNGESTVPDSGFTEGAADAFFASMVELDRVLKVKVGDDVSPGDGIYKDNGDLRREQGNLFNSPMHFIGFSRGTVVNSEIIQRLGTYYPLAGGFEADENGKRIENTGDLQMTTIDPHDFAQEGLNIPVGELFDKALALSKNLAKDPLTRKIAEEILKYASKISRFSREDLDYSDFQEPRVQVWDNVSFADNYYQTTNTGNPLNLTPNGRELVNINPSPYSNAADVNLDLSDFRGFKGIEAVVKYPIGGAHSATLAWYTGTVDQALTSIDNEFVYEEDGIEIQNQKGEVNLDKWYDSQLDVNAPLWYSSGNNPNDTPDEYDSEEGIGTGWYYSYLNGGERPDGRRSTVTPAFDNTFAPRQRGDFAVPTLFNGNFDTSFSGNEESFRSNTVRNAWGGAIAGWSYHNGRLDQFDVGSFGDLKYGVSIKNLVDWKSIHTLSDDYRSQVGYSETQPNFALKMDGGDSIVHNRFVVPDWGALRFDLHTPNINGGQLQVTLQAADGSAAGVSTAIFLEPAINSALAYSENTRKIGYGTQGFETFTLDIPDNLRGKTAILSFQLDGGNPIYLDDVFFQSKDLMLGLPTLNEQKPRTDLSFADNFLIEKPQYSLSYNQDKKGSNWVSWQVNPSWLGNVSRPGAEEARLDTDYPYGETDYPWISDPTLPSGLTTTIPTDYRADSSYDRGHLIPVRDRDRSVKDILSTFLTTNLLPQHFKVNQSGGSWFKLEEFTDKVAERGWNLYITAGGAGTIPNSPLEQVHGINTPESIWQVIVALKPGERIENIDIDTPIIAVNIPNERPVPIPDDPDSPDPTKWYTWITTINEIEASTGLDLLSNLPDELEKQIEQTSYTGSVSPTGFPIIPFSGSLLAEESNSPVSSIGESSITQDSTTNSGIIDSSRKKNRGFTQINTGQISSIQARFTPKLSFLYTGISQVGATQGTVLKARPTEIGSYQDSIIESSIMEDSTTKVSTTKIGSFPSSHRKIGVTQIDPTQVAVTEVKPSQGDSTKISFTSSVPSEQFFSSHNSTPQIINEINNSAIKIWSNLLKSETSLDVDFQITDLPSGQLAEATIIGFDSSGVPNAGTILIDRDANGVGWFIDETPLDNSEFTTKNTDSYLLAAAESEANGKYDLLTTVLHELSHLYGFIDGYQGYDDRLSTKNGTTKFIGDDFTATLDGEHLDKQTHPYDLLNTHLAPGMRKLPSELDVQILQSLIATEFERNGNKPAGEELLAKLTSAPLLGITNGDFSISDTTNNTYAWNTRGDSKIESGQAVLTEDSPFLSNFSQTFTVTESAKTIQFKLIETELGASELAPPDAFEVALLDANTHESLVTDNDLTETDSLLNIQNDGTAYFSDQVRIGGATSGELINLDKSRTVTIDISNLTPGTEATLYFDLLGFGDVDSRVVIDDVRLSDQNLLPPTAVDDTATTIQGEAKVIEILANDSDDDGTITPESVQVRTGLGTWGFGDLGGATAHGTVRVNQDGTVTYTPSDRFVGKDSFTYVVQDNDGQPSEPATVTVEVKNAAPKITEINIPDRITEGDEVTLKAIATDAGSDELTYTWDFGDGETATGTDSHITHTFTKNGDYKLMRIRSNCCLWSKPTSYSGIGKPKKHDRKFKVNDQSNFLNLV